One part of the Xylanimonas allomyrinae genome encodes these proteins:
- a CDS encoding DinB family protein yields the protein MTSATTALWVDPEHDPRSTGPEPSGEKETVWEYLCRYRMTLVMKCDGLDAEQLARRSVPPSALSLLGIVRHLANVEHHWFQRVLNGRHTPGPFELPEVADHDFAGATATDACVTEAWDAWGEAVAASDDVFWSEEMDREVPFADGTVEARDVLVHLIEEYARHMGHVDLLRECIDGRTGL from the coding sequence GTGACGTCCGCGACGACCGCCCTGTGGGTCGACCCCGAACACGACCCGCGTTCCACCGGCCCCGAGCCCTCGGGCGAGAAGGAGACGGTCTGGGAGTACCTGTGCCGCTACCGGATGACGCTCGTGATGAAGTGCGACGGCCTCGACGCCGAGCAGCTCGCACGGCGGTCGGTGCCGCCGTCGGCGCTGTCGCTGCTCGGGATCGTGCGGCACCTCGCCAACGTCGAGCACCACTGGTTCCAGCGCGTGCTGAACGGCCGGCACACGCCCGGTCCGTTCGAGCTGCCGGAGGTCGCCGACCACGACTTCGCCGGCGCGACGGCGACCGACGCGTGCGTGACCGAGGCGTGGGACGCGTGGGGCGAGGCGGTCGCGGCGTCCGACGACGTGTTCTGGTCGGAGGAGATGGACCGCGAGGTGCCGTTCGCGGACGGCACGGTCGAGGCTCGTGACGTGCTGGTCCACCTGATCGAGGAGTACGCGCGGCACATGGGCCACGTTGACCTGCTGCGCGAGTGCATCGACGGACGCACGGGGCTCTAG
- a CDS encoding HAD family hydrolase: MSRVAAFFDLDKTIIATSASAALSRPFYEGGLVTRVDVLRTAYAHFLFVVGSADADQTERMRKHLSELAAGWDVDKVRQIVAETVHDVIDPYVYAEAVELIAEHHELGHDVVIVSASGVELVEPIATVLGADHVVATRMRVADGKYTGEMEFYAYGENKAVAIRELAGKHGYDLQRSYAYTDSITDAPMLDAVGHGFVVNPDRTLRRLAAERGWGVLAFSRPVSLRTTLRPPTPVLGVLGVLAAAVAGVLVWRALRRR, encoded by the coding sequence GTGAGCCGTGTCGCCGCATTCTTCGACCTCGACAAGACGATCATCGCCACGAGCGCGTCGGCCGCTCTCTCCCGCCCGTTCTACGAGGGCGGTCTCGTCACCCGAGTCGACGTGCTGCGCACCGCGTACGCGCACTTCCTCTTCGTGGTGGGCAGTGCCGACGCCGACCAGACCGAGCGCATGCGCAAGCACCTGTCGGAGCTCGCGGCCGGGTGGGACGTCGACAAGGTCCGCCAGATCGTCGCCGAGACGGTGCACGACGTGATCGACCCCTACGTGTACGCCGAGGCCGTCGAGCTCATCGCCGAGCACCACGAGCTGGGTCACGACGTCGTGATCGTCTCGGCGTCGGGAGTCGAGCTGGTCGAGCCCATCGCCACGGTGCTGGGCGCCGACCACGTCGTCGCCACGCGCATGCGCGTCGCCGACGGCAAGTACACGGGCGAGATGGAGTTCTACGCCTACGGCGAGAACAAGGCGGTCGCGATCCGCGAGCTCGCGGGCAAGCACGGCTACGACCTTCAGCGGTCGTACGCCTACACCGACTCGATCACGGACGCCCCGATGCTCGACGCCGTCGGTCACGGGTTCGTGGTCAACCCCGACCGCACGCTGCGCCGGCTCGCCGCCGAACGCGGCTGGGGCGTGCTCGCGTTCTCGCGACCCGTCTCGCTGCGCACGACGCTGCGCCCGCCGACGCCGGTGCTCGGCGTGCTGGGCGTGCTGGCCGCCGCGGTGGCCGGGGTGCTGGTGTGGCGTGCGCTGCGGCGCCGCTGA
- a CDS encoding SRPBCC family protein, with protein MDRTRGRPASLVATCALGVGAALLTRRMTQTWGTLAGEADEVLAGDGILPHADVVATRGIGIAAPPRAVWPWLVQLGYGRGGFYSYDRIERMIGLDIHSADRVEERWQGLAVGDPVHLAPQVALRVAELEPGSHLVLEGDGSLPGAGAAPYAFTWAFVLRPVDAGTRLLVRERYRPLGAGGRVLAEVVQPMSFVMTAAMLRGIRERSLTAA; from the coding sequence ATGGACCGAACCCGTGGCCGTCCCGCGTCCCTCGTCGCGACCTGCGCCCTCGGAGTGGGGGCCGCCCTGCTCACCCGGCGCATGACCCAGACGTGGGGCACGCTCGCCGGCGAGGCGGACGAGGTGCTCGCGGGCGACGGGATCCTGCCGCACGCCGACGTCGTCGCCACGCGCGGGATCGGGATCGCCGCCCCGCCGCGGGCGGTGTGGCCGTGGCTGGTCCAGCTCGGGTACGGGCGCGGCGGCTTCTACAGCTACGACCGGATCGAGCGGATGATCGGCCTCGACATCCACTCGGCGGATCGCGTCGAGGAGCGCTGGCAGGGCCTGGCCGTCGGCGACCCGGTCCACCTGGCGCCGCAGGTGGCGCTGCGCGTCGCGGAGCTGGAGCCGGGGAGCCACCTCGTGCTGGAGGGCGACGGCTCGCTGCCGGGGGCCGGCGCGGCCCCCTACGCGTTCACGTGGGCGTTCGTGCTGCGTCCGGTGGACGCGGGCACGCGCCTGCTGGTCCGCGAGCGGTACCGCCCGCTGGGCGCGGGCGGGCGCGTGCTTGCGGAGGTGGTGCAGCCGATGAGCTTCGTGATGACGGCGGCCATGCTGCGCGGCATCCGCGAGCGGTCGCTGACGGCCGCCTGA
- a CDS encoding Rv3654c family TadE-like protein yields MVRARPAARHRAGDGVGRAVNAPRPSGGVRVSAPGGPRGQRPEDDARLRAADGERGAGTVLVLCLAAVVLLLGLGLATLGTAQVTRDAAQGAADLAALAGATALRDGLDPCGTAREAAVRNHASLASCDLEDGGIVGVVVTRPMPAVPAWAGGEAGARARAGPRLGPG; encoded by the coding sequence ATGGTTCGCGCACGGCCCGCTGCGCGCCACCGCGCGGGCGACGGCGTGGGTCGAGCCGTGAACGCCCCTCGGCCCTCCGGCGGCGTGCGCGTCAGCGCCCCTGGGGGCCCGCGCGGGCAGCGTCCGGAGGACGATGCACGACTCCGCGCGGCAGACGGCGAGCGCGGCGCCGGGACCGTGCTGGTTCTTTGCCTCGCCGCGGTCGTGCTGCTGCTCGGCCTCGGTCTCGCCACGCTCGGCACCGCTCAGGTCACGCGCGATGCCGCCCAGGGGGCCGCGGATCTCGCGGCGCTCGCGGGTGCGACCGCGCTCCGCGACGGTCTCGACCCGTGCGGCACGGCCCGTGAGGCGGCGGTGCGCAACCACGCGTCCCTCGCGTCGTGCGATCTCGAGGACGGCGGCATCGTCGGCGTCGTGGTGACGCGGCCGATGCCCGCCGTCCCGGCATGGGCGGGAGGCGAGGCCGGCGCTCGCGCCCGGGCCGGGCCGCGGCTCGGGCCGGGCTGA
- a CDS encoding DUF4244 domain-containing protein, with protein sequence MDEETTAPGPEAGMATAEYAVATIGAVGLAGLLIAILKSDMVRGLLENIITTALSVV encoded by the coding sequence ATGGACGAGGAGACGACGGCCCCCGGGCCGGAGGCGGGCATGGCGACGGCCGAGTACGCGGTCGCGACGATCGGAGCGGTCGGCCTGGCCGGACTGCTCATCGCGATCCTCAAGAGCGACATGGTGCGAGGACTGCTGGAGAACATCATCACCACCGCCCTGTCGGTGGTGTGA
- a CDS encoding alpha/beta fold hydrolase yields the protein MAPIVTHRFGPAGAPRLVLVHGLTDAGTTWPDAVGRWQARWPLLAVDLRGHGASPRFTDDEPGDVAQRWTRDLRELLASLPEPPALVGHSLGAHLSLSVAAAAPGLVRAVVLEDPPLPCPGDNDSLPEFQAQQHRFLDAFAGGTDAEIGRMAAETPWSAREIHAWAACKPFVERAMIDRLELPERDWPALLETLAVPTLFVLPALGALAPFAARTSNPNVEAVVIDGAGHCVRRDAPAAYHAVVDPFLARHLTVDGPASQAR from the coding sequence GTGGCACCGATCGTGACGCATCGGTTCGGGCCGGCGGGCGCGCCCCGCCTCGTCCTGGTCCACGGCCTGACCGACGCGGGCACCACCTGGCCCGACGCCGTCGGCCGGTGGCAGGCCCGGTGGCCCCTCCTGGCCGTCGACCTGCGCGGTCACGGTGCCTCACCGCGCTTCACCGACGACGAGCCGGGCGACGTCGCCCAGCGGTGGACGCGCGACCTGCGGGAACTGCTCGCGTCCTTGCCGGAACCTCCCGCGCTGGTCGGGCACTCGCTCGGCGCGCACCTGTCGCTGAGCGTGGCGGCAGCCGCGCCCGGCCTGGTCCGTGCCGTCGTCCTGGAGGACCCGCCCCTGCCGTGCCCGGGAGACAACGACTCGTTGCCGGAGTTCCAGGCGCAGCAGCACCGGTTCCTCGACGCCTTCGCGGGCGGGACGGACGCCGAGATCGGCCGGATGGCGGCCGAGACCCCCTGGTCCGCACGCGAGATCCACGCCTGGGCCGCGTGCAAGCCGTTCGTCGAGCGGGCGATGATCGACCGGCTCGAACTGCCCGAACGCGACTGGCCGGCACTGCTGGAGACCCTCGCGGTGCCGACGCTGTTCGTGCTCCCTGCGCTCGGGGCTCTGGCGCCGTTCGCAGCCCGGACGAGCAACCCGAACGTCGAGGCCGTGGTGATCGACGGCGCAGGGCACTGCGTCCGGCGCGACGCACCCGCCGCGTACCACGCGGTCGTCGACCCGTTCCTCGCCCGCCACCTGACGGTCGACGGGCCGGCCTCGCAGGCGCGCTGA
- a CDS encoding type II secretion system F family protein: MIGLTDVLIGGSACGPAAGLVADLGARAGVPPAGGAGGAVVVGVAVAIAVRVALGAGGRRASAVLGGRGGGRAGVRGTGAGRGWLASLGGGSRRSATGAAASRAGTWPWRRAVGPGDVRVVVAQVAALLRAGAPPGAAWTRAAGVPVDALGVPQAEALGDVVGRSPARAVAAATRLALTVGAPLGRVLEAVSDTLAAQADADAEREAALAGPRATARVLWWLPAVGVLLGWALGADPWAAATDGGAGTAAVCGGLVLLAVGRWWTGRLVAAARKAGDEA, from the coding sequence GTGATCGGGTTGACCGATGTGCTGATCGGCGGGTCGGCGTGCGGGCCTGCCGCGGGGCTGGTGGCGGACCTCGGTGCGCGGGCCGGGGTGCCGCCGGCCGGCGGTGCGGGGGGTGCCGTCGTCGTCGGTGTCGCCGTCGCGATCGCCGTCCGGGTGGCCCTCGGCGCAGGCGGGCGGCGCGCGTCGGCGGTGCTCGGCGGGCGGGGCGGCGGCCGGGCCGGGGTACGCGGCACCGGTGCGGGCCGAGGATGGCTCGCGTCGCTCGGTGGTGGTTCGCGCCGAAGCGCGACCGGGGCGGCCGCGTCCAGGGCCGGCACGTGGCCCTGGCGGAGAGCCGTAGGTCCGGGCGACGTCCGAGTCGTGGTGGCGCAGGTCGCGGCGCTGCTGCGGGCCGGAGCGCCGCCGGGCGCGGCGTGGACCCGTGCGGCGGGCGTCCCGGTCGACGCGCTCGGCGTGCCCCAGGCAGAAGCGCTCGGCGATGTCGTCGGGCGGTCGCCCGCACGGGCCGTCGCCGCCGCGACCCGGCTGGCGCTCACGGTCGGGGCACCGCTCGGGCGCGTGCTCGAGGCGGTCTCCGACACGCTCGCCGCGCAGGCCGACGCCGATGCCGAGCGGGAAGCCGCGCTGGCGGGTCCGAGGGCCACCGCGCGGGTGCTGTGGTGGCTCCCCGCAGTGGGGGTGCTGCTGGGCTGGGCGCTGGGCGCAGACCCGTGGGCCGCAGCGACCGACGGCGGTGCCGGGACGGCGGCCGTGTGCGGAGGGCTCGTGCTGCTCGCGGTCGGGCGCTGGTGGACCGGGCGGCTGGTCGCGGCCGCCCGCAAGGCGGGTGACGAGGCGTGA
- a CDS encoding type II secretion system F family protein produces the protein MNTVVLAAAGGLAAATPWLLASAATRRRCARLGAAPPAARDAVDGLGIEVTVVLELLGAALGAGAGVPRALQATGDAVGGIDGVALRAVAASLRLGAPWTEAWGGVPPRLEVVGHALRPAWEEGAAPGAALRAASDELRRSRRDAARLAAGRLAVRLVLPLGACFLPAFVLVGLVPVLLALGVGLLGR, from the coding sequence GTGAACACCGTCGTGCTCGCCGCGGCCGGAGGACTGGCCGCCGCCACGCCATGGCTGCTCGCGTCCGCCGCTACCAGACGGCGATGCGCCCGGCTCGGTGCCGCACCGCCCGCCGCACGCGACGCCGTCGACGGCTTGGGCATCGAGGTCACGGTCGTGCTCGAGCTGCTCGGGGCCGCGCTGGGCGCCGGAGCGGGAGTGCCGCGCGCGCTGCAGGCGACGGGTGACGCCGTCGGCGGGATCGACGGCGTCGCGCTGCGGGCCGTCGCGGCGAGCCTGCGGCTGGGCGCCCCCTGGACCGAGGCGTGGGGTGGCGTGCCGCCACGGCTCGAGGTCGTAGGGCATGCGCTGCGCCCGGCGTGGGAGGAGGGCGCCGCACCTGGCGCCGCCCTCCGTGCGGCGAGCGACGAGCTTCGGCGGTCCCGCCGCGACGCCGCGCGACTCGCAGCGGGACGGCTGGCCGTGCGGCTGGTGCTGCCGCTCGGCGCGTGCTTCCTACCGGCGTTCGTGCTGGTCGGGCTCGTACCGGTGCTGCTGGCGCTGGGTGTGGGGCTGCTCGGCAGGTGA
- a CDS encoding pilus assembly protein FlpE — translation MGHRTTPLVAVVGARGGAGASCVAAAVAHGLRRAHGRGVLVDLDAGGPGVEVLLGVEDEPGARWPELTGARGDVDGRGLLAALPRWGAVPVLSTTRLLPAAPDDDVVLDVCAALLRSGETVVADLPRPGAWTPAVRALLADADEVVVVTTASMPGAAGAVAVARALDGLTGGARARLVLRGPGAGRVEATDVERLTGLPVVAQVGEDRALAGAVERGEGPRVGRGTRLGRAGARVAELLAAGPTALVGSPR, via the coding sequence ATGGGACACCGAACCACACCACTGGTCGCCGTCGTCGGAGCACGCGGCGGCGCCGGGGCGTCGTGCGTCGCCGCCGCGGTCGCGCACGGGCTCCGCCGGGCACACGGGCGCGGCGTGCTCGTCGACCTCGACGCGGGCGGGCCCGGCGTCGAGGTGCTGCTCGGCGTCGAGGACGAGCCCGGCGCCCGCTGGCCCGAGCTCACCGGGGCACGCGGCGACGTCGACGGCCGCGGACTTCTGGCGGCGCTGCCGCGCTGGGGCGCCGTACCGGTGCTGTCCACGACCCGGCTGCTGCCCGCCGCGCCCGACGACGACGTCGTGCTCGACGTGTGCGCCGCACTGCTGCGCTCCGGTGAGACCGTCGTCGCCGACCTGCCCCGGCCCGGCGCATGGACGCCCGCGGTGCGCGCGCTGCTCGCGGACGCCGACGAGGTGGTCGTGGTGACCACGGCGTCGATGCCCGGGGCCGCCGGCGCGGTCGCCGTGGCGCGGGCGCTCGACGGCCTCACCGGCGGCGCGCGGGCGCGGCTCGTGCTGCGCGGGCCGGGTGCCGGCCGCGTCGAGGCGACCGACGTCGAGCGGCTGACCGGGCTGCCCGTCGTCGCGCAGGTCGGCGAGGACCGGGCGCTCGCCGGTGCCGTCGAGCGTGGCGAAGGGCCACGAGTCGGGCGGGGCACGCGGCTCGGGCGCGCCGGTGCGCGGGTCGCGGAGCTGCTCGCGGCAGGGCCGACGGCGCTCGTGGGGAGCCCGCGATGA
- a CDS encoding ATPase, T2SS/T4P/T4SS family: MARPRARARTRRREPRHARDRAVARRQARRTRRAAARRRRARVRRTAPDGTRLHAVVEPVVPAGAALSLRVLRQSSLSLDALAAGGAVPPGWRALLRGLVAGRANVLISGGTGTGKTTLLAALLGLVPHDERLVTVEEARELAPAHPHVVPLVTRRANVEGAGAVELTELVRAALRMRPDRIVVGECRGAEVREVLLAMNTGHDGGMATVHANAVEHVPARLEALAALAGMPREAVAAQAVAAVDVVLHVRREGGRRFVAAVGVVGRDGAGFEAREAARWDGASSQASVVDVCAWERVVGQWSS, translated from the coding sequence CTGGCTCGACCGCGGGCACGGGCTCGAACGCGCCGACGTGAACCTCGGCACGCCCGCGACCGTGCGGTCGCTCGCCGTCAGGCTCGCCGCACTCGCCGGGCAGCGGCTCGACGACGCCGCGCCCGTGTGCGACGGACGGCTCCCGACGGGACGCGGCTGCACGCCGTCGTCGAGCCCGTCGTGCCCGCCGGGGCGGCGCTCTCCCTGCGGGTGCTGCGGCAGTCGTCCCTGAGCCTGGACGCGCTCGCCGCCGGGGGTGCCGTGCCGCCGGGATGGAGAGCGCTGCTGCGGGGACTCGTCGCCGGGCGTGCCAACGTGCTGATCTCGGGCGGGACCGGCACCGGCAAGACGACGCTGCTGGCGGCGCTGCTCGGACTCGTGCCGCACGACGAACGGCTCGTCACCGTGGAGGAGGCGCGCGAGCTCGCGCCCGCCCATCCGCACGTCGTGCCCCTGGTGACGCGGCGGGCCAACGTCGAGGGCGCCGGAGCCGTCGAGCTCACCGAGCTGGTACGGGCGGCGCTGCGCATGAGACCCGACCGCATCGTCGTCGGCGAGTGCCGCGGAGCCGAGGTACGCGAGGTGCTGCTCGCGATGAACACCGGGCACGACGGCGGGATGGCCACGGTGCACGCGAACGCCGTCGAGCACGTGCCGGCACGGCTCGAGGCGCTCGCCGCGCTCGCCGGGATGCCGCGCGAGGCCGTGGCGGCACAGGCGGTCGCGGCGGTCGACGTCGTGCTGCACGTGCGGCGCGAAGGTGGGCGGCGGTTCGTGGCGGCGGTCGGCGTCGTCGGGCGCGACGGTGCCGGGTTCGAGGCGCGCGAGGCGGCGCGGTGGGACGGGGCGAGCTCCCAGGCGAGCGTCGTGGACGTGTGCGCCTGGGAGCGCGTGGTCGGGCAGTGGTCCTCGTGA
- a CDS encoding NADH:flavin oxidoreductase/NADH oxidase — protein MSLLFEPVRLRDLTVTNRAWLAPMCQYSAVDGLPDDWHLAHLGARAAGGFGLLLTEATAVVPEGRISPQDVGLWGDEHVAAWRRITGFVHEQGAAIGVQLAHAGRKASVFRPWSPVQGSVPRAEGGWPTLGPTEVAFPGYAAPAAMTPAQIAAVPGQFAAAARRAHAAGFDVVELHAAHGYLLHQFLSPLTNRRTDDYGGTPENRARLLVETADAVRAVWPDGKPVFVRVSATDWTDGGLHVDDVAAVVKDLAAHGVDLVDVSTGGLVPAQVPVAPGYQVPHARRVRELSGLAVAAVGLITSAEQAEQVLGDGAADAVLLGRPALRDPHWPLRAARELGDAVAWPPQYQRAAWR, from the coding sequence GTGAGTCTGCTCTTCGAGCCCGTGCGGCTGCGCGACCTGACCGTGACGAACCGCGCGTGGCTGGCGCCGATGTGCCAGTACTCGGCGGTCGACGGCCTGCCCGACGACTGGCACCTGGCCCACCTGGGTGCGCGCGCCGCCGGCGGGTTCGGGCTGCTGCTCACCGAGGCCACCGCCGTCGTGCCCGAGGGACGGATCTCCCCGCAGGACGTCGGCCTGTGGGGCGACGAGCACGTCGCCGCATGGCGCCGCATCACCGGGTTCGTGCACGAGCAGGGGGCCGCGATCGGCGTGCAGCTCGCGCACGCCGGCCGCAAGGCGTCGGTGTTCCGCCCCTGGTCGCCCGTGCAGGGCAGCGTGCCGCGGGCCGAGGGCGGATGGCCGACCCTCGGCCCCACCGAGGTGGCCTTCCCCGGCTACGCCGCGCCCGCGGCGATGACCCCAGCGCAGATCGCGGCCGTGCCCGGGCAGTTCGCCGCAGCGGCCCGGCGTGCGCACGCGGCGGGGTTCGACGTCGTCGAGCTGCACGCCGCGCACGGCTACCTGCTGCACCAGTTCCTCTCGCCACTGACCAACCGGCGCACCGACGACTACGGCGGCACCCCCGAGAACCGGGCACGGCTGCTGGTCGAGACCGCGGACGCCGTGCGAGCGGTGTGGCCCGACGGCAAGCCGGTGTTCGTGCGCGTCTCGGCCACCGACTGGACGGACGGCGGCCTTCACGTCGACGACGTCGCCGCGGTGGTCAAGGACCTGGCGGCGCACGGCGTCGACCTGGTCGACGTCTCGACGGGCGGGCTCGTGCCGGCACAGGTCCCGGTCGCGCCTGGCTACCAGGTGCCGCACGCACGGCGTGTGCGCGAGCTGTCCGGGCTGGCGGTTGCCGCCGTCGGGCTCATCACGTCGGCCGAGCAGGCCGAGCAGGTGCTCGGCGACGGTGCCGCGGACGCGGTGCTGCTGGGCCGCCCGGCGCTTCGCGACCCGCACTGGCCGCTGCGCGCCGCACGCGAGCTCGGCGATGCCGTCGCCTGGCCTCCGCAGTACCAGCGCGCCGCCTGGCGGTGA
- a CDS encoding sodium-translocating pyrophosphatase, producing the protein MLTLGTGSVVIVAVVTAIGVAALVCAFVLRRQVLAAGEGTPAMREIAKAVQEGAAAYLNRQFRTLALFAVVVFALLFLLPGDGGVRLGRSIAFLVGAAFSAAIGYLGMWLAVRANVRVAAAAAEHGGRNRGAQIAFRTGGVVGMSVVGLGLLGAGLVVLVYRENAPVVLEGFGFGAALLAMFMRVGGGIFTKAADVGADLVGKVEQGIPEDDPRNAATIADNVGDNVGDCAGMAADLFESYAVTLVAALILGRAAMGEQGMVFPLMVTAIGAFVALLGVLVTRVRGTENGLKAINRGFYISAVVGVVLAAVAAFAYLPSSFDDLLGGGGTADLGALGSLSADPRVDAALAVAVGVLLAGVILWITGYFTGTTSKPTLHVAQTSRTGAATVVLSGIGVGFESAVYTAGIIAAAICAAFLLAGGSVWLALFLIALAGCGLLTTVGVIVAMDTFGPVSDNAQGIAEMSGDVDEEGAQALTDLDAVGNTTKAITKGIAIATAVLAATALFGSYADAVERAVAGVGHRGAGLVNAMLSFEIISPVTLVGVILGAATVFLFSGLAVDAVTRAAGAIVYEVRRQFREHPGIMTYEERPEYGRVVDICTRDSLRELATPGLLAAFAPIAVGFGLGVGPLAGFLAGAIGAGVLMAIFLANSGGAWDNAKKIVEDGAHGGKGSEAHAATVIGDTVGDPFKDTAGPAINPLIKVMNLVAVLIAPAVVAMSVPDDANHWLRVGLACVAAAVAFGAVIASRLRAARVDEEAERAEEEALAAEGR; encoded by the coding sequence ATGCTCACGCTTGGTACCGGAAGCGTCGTGATCGTCGCGGTGGTCACCGCGATCGGGGTCGCGGCCCTGGTTTGTGCTTTCGTCCTGCGACGGCAGGTTCTCGCGGCCGGCGAGGGGACCCCTGCGATGCGCGAGATCGCCAAGGCGGTGCAGGAGGGCGCGGCCGCCTACCTCAACCGGCAGTTCCGCACGCTGGCACTGTTCGCGGTCGTGGTGTTCGCGCTGCTGTTCCTGCTGCCCGGCGACGGCGGCGTGCGTCTGGGGCGCTCGATCGCCTTCCTCGTGGGCGCGGCGTTCTCGGCCGCCATCGGGTACCTCGGCATGTGGCTGGCCGTGCGTGCGAACGTCCGTGTCGCCGCCGCGGCCGCGGAGCACGGCGGGCGCAACCGGGGCGCGCAGATCGCGTTCCGCACGGGCGGCGTCGTCGGCATGTCCGTCGTGGGGCTGGGCCTGCTGGGGGCCGGGCTCGTGGTGCTGGTCTACCGCGAGAACGCGCCGGTCGTGCTCGAGGGCTTCGGTTTCGGTGCGGCGCTGCTGGCGATGTTCATGCGTGTCGGCGGCGGCATCTTCACCAAGGCCGCCGACGTCGGCGCCGACCTCGTGGGCAAGGTCGAGCAGGGCATCCCCGAGGACGACCCGCGCAACGCCGCGACCATCGCCGACAACGTCGGTGACAACGTGGGCGACTGCGCCGGCATGGCCGCCGACCTCTTCGAGTCCTACGCCGTCACGCTCGTGGCCGCCCTCATCCTGGGCCGGGCCGCGATGGGCGAGCAGGGCATGGTCTTCCCCCTCATGGTCACCGCGATCGGTGCGTTCGTCGCGCTGCTGGGCGTGCTCGTGACCCGGGTGCGGGGCACCGAGAACGGCCTCAAGGCGATCAACCGGGGCTTCTACATCTCCGCCGTGGTGGGCGTGGTGCTTGCTGCGGTCGCGGCGTTCGCGTACCTGCCGTCGTCGTTCGACGACCTGCTCGGCGGGGGCGGCACCGCCGACCTCGGCGCGCTCGGCTCGCTGTCGGCCGACCCGCGCGTCGACGCGGCGCTGGCCGTCGCCGTCGGCGTGCTGCTCGCGGGCGTGATCCTGTGGATCACGGGCTACTTCACGGGCACGACGTCGAAGCCGACGCTGCACGTCGCCCAGACGTCGCGCACGGGCGCGGCCACCGTGGTGCTGTCCGGCATCGGCGTGGGCTTCGAGTCGGCCGTGTACACCGCGGGCATCATCGCGGCCGCGATCTGCGCGGCGTTCCTGCTGGCCGGCGGCTCGGTGTGGCTGGCGCTGTTCCTCATCGCCCTCGCGGGCTGCGGGCTGCTGACGACGGTCGGCGTCATCGTCGCCATGGACACCTTCGGGCCCGTGAGCGACAACGCGCAGGGCATCGCCGAGATGTCCGGCGACGTCGACGAGGAGGGTGCGCAGGCGCTCACCGACCTCGACGCCGTCGGCAACACCACCAAGGCCATCACCAAGGGCATCGCCATCGCGACGGCCGTGCTCGCCGCGACGGCCCTGTTCGGCTCGTACGCCGACGCCGTCGAGCGCGCCGTGGCCGGTGTCGGTCACCGCGGCGCCGGGCTGGTCAACGCGATGCTGAGCTTCGAGATCATCTCGCCGGTCACGCTCGTGGGCGTGATCCTCGGTGCGGCGACGGTGTTCCTGTTCTCCGGCCTCGCCGTCGACGCCGTCACACGCGCCGCCGGCGCGATCGTCTACGAGGTGCGCCGCCAGTTCCGCGAGCACCCCGGGATCATGACGTACGAGGAGCGGCCCGAGTACGGCCGGGTCGTGGACATCTGCACGCGCGACTCGCTGCGCGAGCTTGCGACGCCCGGCCTCCTCGCGGCGTTCGCGCCCATCGCGGTCGGGTTCGGCCTCGGCGTCGGGCCGCTGGCCGGGTTCCTCGCGGGCGCCATCGGTGCCGGCGTGCTCATGGCGATCTTCCTGGCCAACTCGGGCGGCGCCTGGGACAACGCGAAGAAGATCGTCGAGGACGGCGCCCACGGCGGCAAGGGCTCGGAGGCTCACGCGGCGACCGTCATCGGCGACACCGTCGGCGACCCGTTCAAGGACACCGCCGGCCCGGCCATCAACCCGCTCATCAAGGTCATGAACCTGGTCGCGGTGCTCATCGCCCCCGCGGTGGTCGCGATGTCGGTGCCCGACGACGCCAACCACTGGCTGCGGGTCGGGCTCGCGTGCGTGGCAGCGGCGGTCGCGTTCGGCGCCGTCATCGCCTCGCGGCTGCGCGCGGCGCGCGTCGACGAGGAGGCGGAGCGGGCCGAGGAGGAGGCGCTGGCAGCGGAAGGGCGCTAG
- a CDS encoding TadE family type IV pilus minor pilin translates to MTRARARDGRGRAPAGGCAERGAVTAELAVGLPVVALLLVAVLALTAASSAQLRALDAARAGARALAIGQEEAQVRALVATVGGEGAVAEVQRDGTWAVVEVSRPVGGGWFAHGPLRATARATAWVEP, encoded by the coding sequence ATGACGAGGGCACGGGCCCGAGACGGTCGGGGGCGCGCACCCGCCGGAGGCTGCGCCGAACGCGGCGCGGTCACCGCGGAGCTCGCCGTCGGGCTACCCGTCGTGGCTCTGCTGCTCGTCGCGGTGCTCGCCCTCACGGCCGCGTCCAGCGCGCAGCTTCGCGCGCTGGACGCGGCCCGGGCCGGGGCGCGGGCGCTGGCGATCGGGCAGGAGGAGGCGCAGGTGCGCGCGCTCGTCGCGACCGTGGGAGGCGAGGGCGCGGTAGCCGAGGTCCAGCGAGACGGAACGTGGGCAGTGGTCGAGGTCTCGCGGCCGGTCGGCGGCGGATGGTTCGCGCACGGCCCGCTGCGCGCCACCGCGCGGGCGACGGCGTGGGTCGAGCCGTGA